The Gammaproteobacteria bacterium DNA segment CACACTGAGCTTGCCAAAATCCAGTTGGATAAAACGGCCCTCGGCATCCATATCTTCAAAGCCATCGCCTAAACCACAAATAACCTTATCCGGTTTAATCCGGGTATAGATGGCTACCCCGCTATAACCCTTCTTTTGTGCATCGAAGAAATAGGCATGATAGCCTTCCGGGTAGTGCAAATCGGCCTCTAGCTGATGCTCCTGCGCCTTGGTCTCCTGTATACAGACCACATCGGGTTGTTCCTTGAGCATCCATGCAAAAAAACCCTTTTTGGTGGCGGCACGAATGCCATTGGTGTTGATACTGATAATCTTCATTTGCGTAATCTCTTGTCAAACACATAGGACTCAATCTCCACAATCTTGATAGCCTTTGCGTCAGGGTGTAATGGGTTGATTAAATAATTCATTTCGGCACCTTTTGTGACGACGCTTGGCACACCAAGCACTGCTGTTTCATAGCTTTCCAGCCACTCACTGCCTATCGTTTTTGTACTTTCTAGCGCAATATAATCATGCCAGTTTTTGTCCAGCGTACTGATATCAATATATTTAACTTGAATATCTTCAGCAAGCGCCATGCTCACCAGAACCCGCCCTCGTGGTTGACGAGTAATGGGCGTATGAACCAGTGTTTCCAATATAGCCAATGCAACTGAGCTTGCGGTATAGATCACCGCACCCCCCTTATGGTGCCATCTACCGAGGCCTTTTTTACCTCCTTCACCACTGAAATCACCGCCATATTTCGCTTTGCTTATGCGATAAAGTTTAAGCAAAGTTTCCATACTCGATGGCATATAACTCATCAATGACAATCTCATTACCTTGCGGGGTATCCAATAAAGATAAAGGTGTCACATTGCCTAATGCAAGACAATCATCCTTTAACCATGCAATAGCACTGTCACGCTCCTCAAAAACCTCAGTAGCTAGCGTTAACACCTTTGCTATTTCAATTAACTTACCACTAATGGGTGGCGGTAATAATTTATGATCTTTTTTTGCACGTGAAACCGTGCGCTCAGAAATAGAAACGATTGCAGATAGCGTTTTTTCATCGACCTCTAGATTACGCGCCATTTTACTGAAAGTAGTGGGCTGAAGACCTTGTCTTGTTTTTTCAACCAGTGTCATGCTATTACGAATGGTTGTACGTAAACCCAGATTCTTACCCACCTCTCTCAAACTCAACATCCCAGCATCCTCATTAACCTGTTGCTGACAAATGTCTCATAAAAAAAGACACCCGTCAATTTTAATAACGTATAAAAGCAGGTATACTGTCTACCAATCATTACTTAAAGAAGAACCCATCATGCAAGATTATCAACGAGACTTTATCCGCTTTGCCCTCGACTGCGAGGTGCTGCGCTTCGGCAGTTTTACTCTGAAATCAGGCCGTACCAGCCCCTATTTCTTTAATGCCGGGCTGTTTAATACTGGTGTGCGCCTGGCAAAACTAGGACGCTTTTATGCCCAGGCGATTGAGGATGCCAAACTGGATTACGACATCCTGTTTGGCCCTGCCTACAAGGGTATACCACTGGTTGCCACCACTGCCATCGCCCTCGCTGACCAATATAATAAAGACGTCCCTTATTGTTTTAATCGCAAAGAGGCCAAGGCACACGGTGAAGGCGGTTCACTGGTGGGGTCTGAACTCAATGGTCGCGCCCTGATTGTTGATGACGTGATTACCGCAGGCACCGCCGTGCGCGAGGCACTGGAGATCATTCAACAGGCCGGCGCCAGTACCGCCGGCGTTGTCATCTCACTGGATCGACAAGAACGCGGGCAAGGTGAACGCTCCGCGATACAAGAGGTGGAACAGGATTTAGGTATCCCGGTAGTACGCATCATCTGCCTGGAGGATTTGATTAACTATCTCAGTGAGCAATCGGATATGTCGGCAGAACAGGAACAGATTAATGCGTATCGAGATCAGTACGGGGTTTAAGGGAAATGGTGCGTAATACGCACCCTACCAAAACACACACCACACATAACCAACACAAACGGTAGGGTGCGTACCACGCACCATCATAAGCCGAGCTTCTTCTCCAGATAATGAATATCCACACCACCGGCGAGGAAGGCAGCATCGGAGCAGATATCTTTGTGCAGATCAATATTGGTGTTGATACCTTCGATAACAATTTCTGCCAGGGCACCCCGCATACGCGCTAAGGCGACATCACGCGTCTCACCATAGGCAATCAACTTACCAATCATGGAATCATAATAGGGCGGGACGGTATAACCATTATAGATATGTGAATCCACTCGAATACCGGGGCCACCCGGTGCATGATACTGGGTAATCTTGCCGGGTGAGGGCAGGAATTTCACCGCATCCTCGGCATTTAAACGACACTCGACCGCATGACCACTAATCGAGATTTGATCCTGGGTATAAGATAGGCCTTCACCCGCTGCGATACGCAATTGTTCCTTAACAATATCGACACCAGTAATCATCTCGGTCACTGGATGCTCCACCTGCACACGGGTATTCATCTCAATGAAATAGAATTCGCCATCCTCAAACAGGAACTCAAAGGTACCGGCACCACGATAATTAATCGCCTCACAGGCCCTGGCACAACGCTCACCCATAGTCTGACGCTGCTCTTCCGTAATACCCGGCCCTGGTGCCTCTTCAACCACCTTCTGATGGCGACGTTGCATGGAGCAATCACGCTCACCGAGGTGAATCGCTTTACCTTCACCATCGGCCAACACCTGAAACTCAATATGGCGCGGTTTCTGCAGAAACTTCTCCATATAGACCTGATCATTACCGAAAAAGGAACCCGCCTCATTTTTGGTCAATGAGATTGAACTGAGTAAGGCTGCCTCGCTATGCACAACACGCATACCACGGCCACCACCGCCGCCGGATGCCTTAATGATAATTGGATAACCAATCCTTGCGGCAATCCTGATATTAGCATCGTCATCATCTGTCAACACACCATCCGAACCTGGCACTGTCGGCACACCCGCCTCAATCATGGCATTGATAGCCGATACTTTATCACCCATCATGCGGATGGTCTCAGCGCGTGGACCAATAAAGATAAAACCACTGCGCTCAACCTGCTCGGCAAAATCAGCATTCTCTGATAAAAAACCATAACCGGGGTGAATCGCCACCGCGTCAGTCACCTCGGCGGCACTGATCAGATTCGGGATATTCAGATAACTATCCACCGAAGGGGAGGGGCCGATACAGACCGACTCATCCGCCAGACGCACATGCTTGAGCTCACGATCTGCAACCGAATGCACCGCAACGGTGCGGATACCCAACTCACGGCAGGCACGTAGAATACGCAGCGCAATCTCGCCACGATTTGCAATAACAACCTTGTCTAACATCTTATTCAATCACCACAAGTGGCTGGCCAAACTCAACGGGCTGGCCATTCTCAATCAGGATTGCAACCACGGTACCGGCACAATCCGCCTCGATCTGATTCAGCATCTTCATTGCCTCGATAATACACAAGGTCTCACCTTCCTTAACGCTCTGACCGATGGCAATAAAGGGCTTGGCACCCGGTGTTGAAGCACGATAAAAGGTACCCACCATAGGTGAAACCACCTGATGACCCGCTGGAATATCATCGACAGCATCCGCCTCTGGTGCTGCCGCTGGAGCCGCTGCGGGTGCTGCAATCGGAGCCGCCATTACAGGAGGCGGCATAGCAAACGCTGCCTGCGGAGCATGACGGCTAATACGCACCGACTCCTCACCCTCATGGATCTCGATCTCCGCGATACCGGATTCTTCTAATAGCTCAATTAATTTTTTTACCTTACGTATGTCCACAATGTCACCTTAAATTTGTTGTGGTGCGTGGTACGCACCCTACCTAATATAAATACCCAATGCGTCATGCCACCTTAACCTGGTTTCTGGTGCGCAATGCGCACCACAACCAGCCACATTGTCGGGTTACGCGATAAATCGCTAACCCGACTGGTGCGTAATACGCACCAGCATCTTCAACCATCCAGACGTTCCAATGCCGCTCGTAGCGCCAACTCATAACCCATCGGCCCCAACCCACTAATCACCCCCTGAGCGATATCCGAGAAATAGGAGCGTTTACGGAATTCTTCACGCGCATGAATGTTCGATAGATGCACTTCGATGAAGGGAATTGCCACCCCTTGCACGGCATCTCGAATCGCCACACTGGTGTGGGTGAATGCTGCTGGATTCAACAAGATAAATGCGACCCCATCCACACCCGCCTGATGGATCTGCTCCACCATCTCATGCTCGGCATTGGTTTGATGAAAGACCAGTTGATGACCCGCAGCCTGTGTCATCTGTTGCAGATGATTGGCAATCTGATCCAGCGTGGTATGACCGTAATGTTCCGGCTCACGGCTACCCAGGAGATTCAGATTGGGCCCATTCAATACCAGTACAGTTGCCATCACATCACCTATAACGAACAAATCAACGAAATTAACTGCATATTAACCGAAGTTAGCGTTGATCTCCAGTGATTTTCAAGAGCTCTGACCCCTTGAAAAATATTGCTTGACCCATGTGTGGAGATTGGCACAGAATATTCATTCGAATAAGGACATTCAACATTGACAAGGAGCTGTCATGAAAATCACTACAATTATTAGTACCCTTCTGTTCGCTACCAGCACGGCTAATGCGAGCATCCTCAATATCTATGATAACAACGGTAAGCCTATCAATGATGTGGATACCAATATCATTGATATCCGCGATTTTGATAACGGTATCTGGACGCTATCCTCATCCACAGACTTTTTTGGTAGCCCGTGGGTAGCCTACAATGGTCGGGTCTTTGATCGTGCTGGGCGTTATCAATTTAATACTGGCAATGGCTATTATAATGTTCAACTCAATGACGGTTATACCCTGGGTTACATCCTGATTGACTGGGCCTTTAGCAAGGATATTGATATCGTTAATATCTGGGATGCTGCGGGTAACTCTATCGACATTGATGGCGATGGTATCGCTGGACTCGCCATGATAGATGGCCCTTTCAGCGGTAAATCAGTCAATTTCAGCGTCACGGCAGCAAGCCAGGAAAAAAACAAAATAACTGCGTTCGTTGATATACCGGCTACTACAGGCTTATTCGGCAGCGGTTTAATCGGGCTGCTGAGTATTGCTCGTCGCAGAGCGTAATAAAACCAAACTGGGACAGACCTGAGGTCTGTCCTCTCTGCCCCCCCTACATC contains these protein-coding regions:
- a CDS encoding RES family NAD+ phosphorylase, which gives rise to MSYMPSSMETLLKLYRISKAKYGGDFSGEGGKKGLGRWHHKGGAVIYTASSVALAILETLVHTPITRQPRGRVLVSMALAEDIQVKYIDISTLDKNWHDYIALESTKTIGSEWLESYETAVLGVPSVVTKGAEMNYLINPLHPDAKAIKIVEIESYVFDKRLRK
- a CDS encoding DUF2384 domain-containing protein, coding for MLSLREVGKNLGLRTTIRNSMTLVEKTRQGLQPTTFSKMARNLEVDEKTLSAIVSISERTVSRAKKDHKLLPPPISGKLIEIAKVLTLATEVFEERDSAIAWLKDDCLALGNVTPLSLLDTPQGNEIVIDELYAIEYGNFA
- the pyrE gene encoding orotate phosphoribosyltransferase, with product MQDYQRDFIRFALDCEVLRFGSFTLKSGRTSPYFFNAGLFNTGVRLAKLGRFYAQAIEDAKLDYDILFGPAYKGIPLVATTAIALADQYNKDVPYCFNRKEAKAHGEGGSLVGSELNGRALIVDDVITAGTAVREALEIIQQAGASTAGVVISLDRQERGQGERSAIQEVEQDLGIPVVRIICLEDLINYLSEQSDMSAEQEQINAYRDQYGV
- the accC gene encoding acetyl-CoA carboxylase biotin carboxylase subunit, producing the protein MLDKVVIANRGEIALRILRACRELGIRTVAVHSVADRELKHVRLADESVCIGPSPSVDSYLNIPNLISAAEVTDAVAIHPGYGFLSENADFAEQVERSGFIFIGPRAETIRMMGDKVSAINAMIEAGVPTVPGSDGVLTDDDDANIRIAARIGYPIIIKASGGGGGRGMRVVHSEAALLSSISLTKNEAGSFFGNDQVYMEKFLQKPRHIEFQVLADGEGKAIHLGERDCSMQRRHQKVVEEAPGPGITEEQRQTMGERCARACEAINYRGAGTFEFLFEDGEFYFIEMNTRVQVEHPVTEMITGVDIVKEQLRIAAGEGLSYTQDQISISGHAVECRLNAEDAVKFLPSPGKITQYHAPGGPGIRVDSHIYNGYTVPPYYDSMIGKLIAYGETRDVALARMRGALAEIVIEGINTNIDLHKDICSDAAFLAGGVDIHYLEKKLGL
- a CDS encoding acetyl-CoA carboxylase biotin carboxyl carrier protein gives rise to the protein MDIRKVKKLIELLEESGIAEIEIHEGEESVRISRHAPQAAFAMPPPVMAAPIAAPAAAPAAAPEADAVDDIPAGHQVVSPMVGTFYRASTPGAKPFIAIGQSVKEGETLCIIEAMKMLNQIEADCAGTVVAILIENGQPVEFGQPLVVIE
- the aroQ gene encoding type II 3-dehydroquinate dehydratase, with the translated sequence MATVLVLNGPNLNLLGSREPEHYGHTTLDQIANHLQQMTQAAGHQLVFHQTNAEHEMVEQIHQAGVDGVAFILLNPAAFTHTSVAIRDAVQGVAIPFIEVHLSNIHAREEFRKRSYFSDIAQGVISGLGPMGYELALRAALERLDG